A single genomic interval of Deltaproteobacteria bacterium harbors:
- a CDS encoding matrixin family metalloprotease: MTTRSLFVTLLALSSVAGPAAAYKVQRSSMNGQVVRWSTLPVKFDLHSAAAPGASAAETQAAVRAAYKAWSTVSCSKYQTQDLGVVSRPNGDQRDHVNTNAWLPSWPAAYGAAALGVTQTIYDPQSGRIMDADTFYNGTKRWSVTGSPFAYDVQAVATHELGHQLGLDHSTEPTATMYYATAPGDTSQRSLHSDDLAGLCFLYPSGGVAPPECTVAEHCAPNETCQDQKCVAGNKQGYGGACSSPAQCLSGMCLGVQGTSRCSQPCDAQPCPNGDACMGVTGGTVSKACLPSAPAAGSKGLGEACGGGPECKSTLCVAVPGTGNICSESCQVSASTCPKGYQCAPGGTGGLCVPEAKTPVVPSSRRPLGERCAGGENCQSGLCGETGGEKVCTQLCQADEAGSCPSGFVCAGVVGSDRGACIRDPRSGGYAAGTLGGDCQGNQQCNTGICATTSAGARFCTQLCTPEEGCPVGFDCTAAGNSRYACTPAAGLAEPTPPGESSGCDLTASPFSPGAWSVLLAPLLPLLLRLRRRQRPPATP; this comes from the coding sequence ATGACGACGAGGTCCCTCTTCGTCACGCTGCTCGCGCTCTCGAGCGTCGCCGGACCGGCGGCGGCCTACAAGGTCCAGCGTTCGAGCATGAACGGGCAGGTCGTCCGCTGGTCCACGTTGCCGGTGAAGTTCGACCTTCACAGCGCCGCCGCACCCGGCGCAAGCGCCGCCGAGACCCAGGCCGCCGTTCGCGCGGCTTACAAGGCGTGGTCCACGGTGAGCTGCTCCAAGTACCAGACCCAGGATCTCGGCGTCGTGAGCCGCCCGAACGGAGATCAGCGGGATCACGTCAACACCAACGCCTGGCTCCCGAGCTGGCCCGCGGCCTACGGCGCCGCGGCGCTCGGCGTCACGCAGACCATCTACGACCCGCAGAGCGGGCGTATCATGGACGCCGACACCTTCTATAACGGCACCAAGCGCTGGTCGGTGACCGGATCGCCGTTCGCCTACGACGTGCAGGCCGTCGCCACGCACGAGCTCGGGCACCAGCTGGGCCTCGATCATTCCACCGAGCCGACCGCGACGATGTACTACGCGACGGCCCCGGGGGACACCTCGCAGCGGTCGCTTCACTCGGACGACCTGGCAGGGCTCTGCTTCCTCTATCCCTCCGGTGGTGTGGCCCCCCCCGAGTGCACTGTCGCCGAACACTGCGCGCCAAACGAGACCTGCCAGGACCAGAAGTGCGTCGCGGGGAACAAGCAAGGCTACGGCGGGGCCTGCTCCTCCCCGGCACAGTGCCTGTCCGGAATGTGCCTCGGCGTGCAGGGCACGTCGCGCTGCTCGCAGCCCTGCGACGCGCAGCCCTGCCCGAACGGCGACGCCTGCATGGGCGTCACGGGCGGCACCGTGAGCAAGGCCTGCCTCCCGAGCGCGCCGGCCGCGGGGAGCAAGGGGCTCGGTGAGGCCTGCGGCGGCGGCCCCGAGTGCAAGTCCACCCTCTGCGTGGCCGTGCCGGGAACCGGCAACATCTGCTCCGAGAGCTGCCAGGTCAGCGCCAGCACGTGCCCCAAGGGCTATCAGTGCGCGCCGGGAGGCACGGGCGGCCTCTGCGTCCCCGAGGCGAAGACCCCCGTCGTACCGTCCTCGCGAAGGCCGCTCGGTGAGCGGTGCGCGGGGGGCGAGAACTGCCAGAGCGGTCTGTGCGGCGAGACCGGCGGGGAGAAAGTGTGCACGCAGCTCTGCCAGGCCGACGAGGCTGGCAGTTGCCCGAGCGGCTTCGTCTGCGCGGGGGTGGTGGGCAGCGACCGCGGCGCCTGCATCCGGGATCCGCGGAGCGGCGGCTACGCGGCCGGCACGCTCGGCGGGGACTGCCAGGGAAACCAGCAGTGCAACACCGGCATCTGCGCGACGACCTCCGCCGGCGCGCGCTTCTGCACCCAGCTCTGCACCCCGGAAGAAGGCTGCCCGGTGGGCTTCGACTGCACGGCAGCGGGTAACTCCCGCTACGCCTGCACGCCGGCGGCCGGGCTGGCGGAGCCGACTCCCCCCGGAGAGAGCTCCGGGTGCGATCTGACCGCCTCGCCCTTCTCCCCCGGAGCGTGGAGCGTGCTGCTCGCGCCGCTGCTGCCGCTGCTCCTTCGGCTGCGCCGACGTCAACGCCCTCCCGCTACTCCTTGA
- a CDS encoding serine/threonine protein kinase has protein sequence MTDAFSRRYRLLERIAIGGTAEVFRASLVADDRERPVVIKRVLPQFARDTRFRRLFLEEACLAASLSHPNIVRVLDHGEIGQTCYIALESVEGLDLGSLAAAGRAHGSPMPPDLAALVAAQVGDALQFIHDHTSSEGLPLRIIHRDVSPQNILVSFRGDVKLTDFGIAKSTIRQEHTVDGTLRGKLDYMAPEQARATAPVDHRADLFGLGCVLYDLLAGVPPFRGDTDIETLDRLREGRIRIPVAELPAPAPLRAVLSRALALDREDRFPRAADLVGELRAYLAALPNPPEAEALGVWARHAKTAGPPRPTNAVDEAIRKLLGSEEDAEPRHASPTSVFADRSPQDPSGTREATSTVDATTPRRSRLRWIWAPLVGLALSGWFLLAWYRWRDVPPVGEARDPSSAARPPLRDAAPGPDLGVARRIADAAGPPQAAGSHRLLVHSRPAGASVVLNGAPQGRTPTAVTLPPGPALLELRKSGHRPYRRRLAADERPSELRAMLAVEEASSPVGYLTVNSLPWSKVYLDGKFVGNTPLVKLQVRSGSRKVQLRGPEGSVRKAFVAQVPAGTSRSFTFELGR, from the coding sequence ATGACCGACGCCTTCTCGCGACGCTACCGACTGCTCGAGCGCATCGCCATCGGCGGCACAGCCGAGGTCTTCCGCGCCTCCCTCGTCGCCGACGACCGCGAACGCCCCGTGGTCATCAAGCGCGTGTTGCCCCAGTTCGCCCGCGACACCCGCTTCAGACGCCTGTTCCTGGAAGAGGCCTGCCTGGCCGCGTCGCTGTCGCACCCGAACATCGTCCGGGTGCTGGACCACGGCGAGATCGGCCAGACCTGCTACATCGCTCTCGAGTCGGTGGAGGGGCTGGACCTCGGCAGCCTGGCGGCGGCGGGCCGCGCGCACGGCTCTCCCATGCCCCCCGATCTCGCGGCCCTCGTGGCGGCCCAGGTGGGCGACGCGCTGCAGTTCATTCACGATCACACGAGCTCGGAGGGGCTACCCCTACGGATCATCCATCGAGATGTCTCCCCCCAGAACATTCTAGTGTCCTTTCGAGGCGACGTGAAGCTGACCGACTTCGGCATCGCCAAGAGCACCATTCGCCAGGAGCACACGGTCGACGGCACGCTCCGAGGCAAGCTCGACTACATGGCTCCCGAACAAGCGCGAGCCACCGCTCCCGTAGACCACCGCGCGGACCTCTTCGGCCTGGGCTGCGTGCTCTACGATCTCCTGGCGGGCGTCCCTCCTTTCCGCGGCGACACGGACATCGAGACCCTGGACCGCCTCCGAGAGGGCCGGATCCGCATCCCCGTCGCCGAGCTCCCCGCCCCCGCCCCGCTGCGGGCCGTCCTCTCCCGGGCGCTGGCCCTCGACCGCGAGGACCGCTTCCCCCGGGCCGCCGACCTGGTGGGCGAGCTCCGCGCGTACCTGGCCGCCCTGCCCAATCCCCCCGAGGCCGAGGCGCTCGGAGTCTGGGCCCGGCACGCCAAGACCGCGGGTCCGCCGCGCCCCACGAACGCGGTGGACGAGGCGATCCGCAAGCTCCTCGGGAGCGAGGAGGACGCCGAGCCGCGCCACGCGTCGCCCACCTCGGTCTTCGCCGACCGCTCGCCGCAAGATCCGTCGGGCACCCGGGAGGCGACCTCCACCGTCGACGCGACCACGCCCCGTCGGTCGCGCCTGCGCTGGATCTGGGCCCCTCTCGTCGGGCTCGCCCTCTCGGGGTGGTTCCTGCTCGCGTGGTATCGCTGGCGAGACGTCCCGCCGGTGGGCGAGGCGCGCGACCCGAGCTCCGCCGCGCGCCCGCCGCTCCGCGACGCCGCGCCGGGGCCCGACCTCGGCGTGGCCCGCCGAATCGCGGACGCTGCTGGCCCGCCCCAGGCCGCCGGATCGCATCGGCTGCTCGTCCACTCGCGCCCCGCCGGCGCGTCGGTGGTGCTCAACGGCGCGCCGCAGGGGCGCACCCCGACGGCGGTGACCCTGCCTCCGGGTCCCGCGCTGCTCGAGCTCCGCAAGTCCGGACACCGCCCCTACCGCCGACGCCTCGCCGCCGACGAGCGCCCCTCGGAGCTGCGTGCGATGCTCGCCGTCGAGGAGGCGTCGAGCCCCGTGGGATACTTGACGGTCAACTCGCTCCCGTGGTCCAAGGTCTATCTGGACGGCAAGTTCGTGGGTAACACACCGCTGGTCAAGCTGCAGGTTCGCTCCGGCAGTCGCAAGGTTCAGCTGCGCGGCCCCGAGGGGAGCGTGCGCAAGGCGTTCGTCGCGCAGGTTCCCGCCGGCACGAGCCGCTCCTTCACCTTCGAGCTCGGAAGGTAG
- a CDS encoding acyl-CoA dehydrogenase family protein codes for MPSFDLFNPTDTHRAVREAVHHFGETLLEPQAAEHDETETFNEGLFRRLGRELNLFGLTVPEEAGGVGLDPVATVIACEELSRYDPGFALSYLAHEVLFVNNFYHNANPAQRARFLPDVLSGARIAGMAMTEPGAGTDVLGMRTTARRRGDRYFLTGTKQFATNGPVGDLFLVYAKMDDPGRREVSSFVVERTAPGFSVGKKEKKMGMRASPTSQLVLEECEIPVENRLGAENGALVHMMRNLEIERVTLAAQSVGIALRSLEVMCRYAVSERKAFGKALIQFGQIQQRVAEAYARTHAARALVYQVAHAIDPDRRESLGADAAKLVATPVAEEVARSAIQVLGGYGYTRDYPVERLLRDAILLSIGGGTIEAMQKNIAAELIRQYR; via the coding sequence ATGCCGTCCTTCGACCTGTTCAATCCGACCGACACGCACCGCGCCGTGCGCGAGGCCGTGCATCATTTCGGCGAGACGCTCCTCGAACCGCAGGCCGCGGAACACGACGAGACCGAGACCTTCAACGAGGGCCTCTTCCGGCGCCTCGGCCGCGAGCTCAATCTGTTCGGGCTCACGGTTCCGGAGGAGGCCGGCGGCGTCGGCCTCGACCCCGTGGCCACCGTCATCGCCTGCGAGGAGCTGAGCCGCTACGACCCGGGCTTCGCCCTCTCCTATCTGGCGCACGAAGTGCTGTTCGTGAACAACTTCTACCACAACGCGAACCCCGCCCAGCGCGCGCGCTTCCTCCCCGACGTGCTCAGCGGAGCCCGGATCGCGGGGATGGCCATGACGGAGCCCGGGGCCGGTACCGACGTCCTCGGCATGCGCACCACCGCGCGGCGGCGGGGAGACCGTTACTTCCTCACCGGCACGAAGCAGTTCGCCACGAACGGCCCGGTGGGCGACCTCTTCCTCGTCTACGCGAAGATGGACGACCCCGGCCGCCGCGAGGTCTCCTCCTTCGTGGTCGAGCGCACCGCTCCTGGCTTCTCCGTCGGCAAGAAGGAGAAGAAGATGGGGATGCGGGCCTCGCCCACCTCGCAGCTCGTCCTCGAAGAGTGCGAGATCCCCGTCGAGAACCGGCTCGGCGCCGAGAACGGGGCGCTCGTGCACATGATGCGGAACCTCGAGATCGAACGCGTGACCCTCGCCGCGCAATCGGTCGGCATCGCCCTGCGCAGCCTCGAGGTGATGTGCCGCTACGCGGTCAGCGAGCGCAAGGCGTTCGGCAAAGCGCTGATCCAGTTCGGGCAGATCCAGCAGCGCGTGGCGGAGGCCTACGCCAGGACCCACGCCGCGCGGGCCCTCGTCTATCAGGTAGCTCACGCCATCGACCCGGACCGCCGGGAGAGCCTGGGCGCCGACGCGGCGAAGCTCGTGGCCACCCCGGTCGCCGAAGAGGTGGCCCGCAGCGCGATCCAGGTGCTCGGCGGCTACGGCTACACGAGGGACTACCCGGTGGAGCGCCTCCTCCGAGACGCGATCCTGCTCTCCATCGGCGGCGGCACCATCGAGGCGATGCAGAAGAACATCGCCGCCGAGCTCATCCGACAGTACCGGTAG
- a CDS encoding FAD-binding oxidoreductase yields MPLSTQVRSAVASALARLLPPHRRSEGDTDRIVYSRDLWPRSLLALRDGQASIAPPDFVVWPESTDEIVALVRLAEELRVPLIPWGGGSGVCGGTLALSGGIVVDVKRMQRVLSVSREDHLVTAQAGINGQHLEDALNLQGLTLGHFPSSIYCSTLGGWLATRSAGQMSTRYGKIEDMLESLEVVAGGGARIRCGVGDTPDLAPLFVGSEGTLGVITEATMRVRPLPSHRVFRAYEFPRVAAGCEGIRRILQRGLRPAVVRLYDQMDSLLARPSGDPDDAPSAAGALASLIPERVKDATAELPRLLLGQALAHAGILSKLAEALVPKLGRGCLLIVGLEGEPGLAEAEASLCHAELLAAGGKDLGDGPGLRWYAHRYSVSYKMSPLFAAGGFVDTLEVATTWDKLLHLYGQVREALSPLAIVLAHFSHAYPEGCSIYFTFAAAAEGRARSEALYDELWRRGLAAVTRSGGTISHHHGVGVSKASFMEQEHGTSFALYRQLKALYDPCGVFNPGKMGL; encoded by the coding sequence GTGCCGCTCTCGACTCAGGTTCGCTCGGCCGTCGCCTCGGCCCTGGCCAGGCTCCTTCCGCCGCACCGCCGATCCGAAGGGGATACCGACCGGATCGTGTACTCGCGAGACCTCTGGCCGCGCTCGCTCCTCGCGCTGCGCGACGGTCAGGCCTCGATCGCGCCGCCGGACTTCGTCGTCTGGCCCGAGAGCACGGACGAGATCGTGGCGCTGGTGCGCCTCGCCGAGGAGCTCCGCGTCCCGCTCATCCCGTGGGGCGGAGGCTCGGGCGTCTGTGGAGGGACTTTGGCGCTTTCGGGCGGCATAGTGGTCGACGTCAAGCGCATGCAACGCGTGCTCTCCGTCTCGCGCGAGGACCACCTGGTCACGGCGCAGGCCGGGATCAACGGGCAGCACCTCGAGGATGCGCTCAACCTGCAGGGGCTGACGCTCGGGCACTTCCCGTCGTCGATCTACTGCTCCACCCTGGGCGGGTGGTTGGCCACGCGCTCGGCCGGACAGATGTCCACGCGCTACGGCAAGATCGAGGACATGCTGGAGAGCTTGGAGGTCGTCGCAGGCGGCGGCGCGAGGATCAGGTGCGGCGTCGGCGACACCCCGGATCTGGCGCCGCTCTTCGTGGGGAGCGAGGGAACTCTCGGCGTGATCACCGAGGCCACCATGCGGGTGCGCCCCTTGCCCTCGCACCGCGTTTTTCGCGCGTACGAGTTCCCGCGCGTGGCCGCCGGGTGCGAGGGGATCCGGCGCATCCTCCAGCGCGGCCTGCGTCCGGCCGTCGTGCGCCTGTACGACCAGATGGACAGCCTCCTCGCGCGCCCCTCGGGTGACCCGGACGACGCCCCATCGGCCGCGGGCGCGCTCGCCAGCCTCATCCCCGAACGTGTGAAGGACGCCACCGCGGAGCTGCCGCGCCTGCTGCTCGGGCAGGCCCTCGCCCACGCGGGCATCTTGAGCAAGCTCGCCGAGGCCCTCGTGCCGAAGCTGGGACGCGGGTGTCTGCTCATCGTGGGCCTCGAAGGGGAGCCCGGACTCGCCGAGGCGGAGGCCAGCCTCTGCCACGCCGAGCTCCTCGCGGCCGGTGGCAAGGACCTCGGCGATGGGCCCGGCCTGCGCTGGTACGCGCACCGCTACAGCGTGTCGTACAAGATGAGCCCGCTCTTCGCCGCCGGCGGCTTCGTGGACACGCTGGAGGTCGCCACCACCTGGGACAAGCTCCTGCACCTTTACGGCCAGGTGCGCGAGGCGCTGTCGCCGCTGGCCATCGTCCTCGCCCACTTCTCGCACGCCTACCCCGAAGGCTGTTCGATCTACTTCACCTTCGCCGCGGCGGCCGAGGGCCGAGCCCGGTCGGAGGCCCTCTACGACGAGCTCTGGCGACGCGGGCTGGCCGCCGTGACGCGTTCGGGCGGGACGATCAGCCACCACCACGGCGTCGGGGTGAGCAAGGCTTCCTTCATGGAGCAGGAACACGGCACCTCCTTCGCCCTCTACCGGCAGCTCAAGGCGCTGTACGATCCCTGCGGTGTCTTCAACCCGGGAAAGATGGGGTTGTGA
- a CDS encoding glycerol-3-phosphate dehydrogenase/oxidase codes for MTLPTDAPRDPLAQRRATLARLRDEPFDLVVVGGGITGAAVARDALVRGYRVALVERTDYGFGTSSRSSRLVHGGLRYLEHGQVALVFESLDERARLARLARHLVRPLPFLFPVYRGDERRLLTVRMGFWAYDALALFRNYRFHRTLPASRVVESMPGLCVEDLKGGVLYYDYQTDDARLVLENALAAHALGGAVLSQAEAKSFDFAHGRVRSVEVQDRLSGEVFAIRTTAVVCAAGPWTDELLGRAGESRRWLRPTKGVHIVVPRARLPVDEALVMRHPEDRRLHFVLPYHEHTVVGTTDTDFHGDPAHVAATAADVRYLFTSVARYFPAVTLRPEEVVSSWAGVRPLLDQDPGADPSALSREHRIQVRPDGLVVIAGGKLTTFRRMAAECVDAASRAIAAGGGPTHRRGAGTRELFLPGGVGLTNDEELAALQARLAESAGDPQVGAHLGLLYGARGPEVLALAATHPRLRRRVAEGLPYLWAEIAFAGREEFACTLSDVLVRRTQLFYRDPQQGLGVAEEAAELLAPILGWDPSEEARQVAAYRALVAENRAWRGEFAPPVQGSAALSA; via the coding sequence ATGACCCTCCCCACCGACGCTCCTCGTGATCCCCTCGCGCAGCGACGGGCTACCCTCGCGCGCCTTCGCGACGAGCCCTTCGATCTGGTGGTGGTGGGCGGCGGCATCACCGGCGCGGCGGTGGCCCGCGACGCGTTGGTCCGCGGCTACCGCGTGGCCCTCGTCGAGCGCACCGACTACGGCTTCGGCACCTCGAGCCGCTCGAGCCGCCTGGTCCACGGAGGCCTGCGCTACCTCGAACACGGTCAGGTGGCCCTCGTCTTCGAGAGCCTCGACGAGCGCGCCCGCCTGGCCCGGCTGGCCCGGCACCTGGTACGCCCCCTCCCCTTTCTCTTCCCGGTCTACCGGGGCGACGAACGCCGCCTGCTCACGGTGCGCATGGGGTTCTGGGCCTACGACGCACTCGCGCTCTTCCGGAACTACCGATTCCACCGCACCCTGCCGGCCTCGCGCGTGGTGGAGTCGATGCCCGGCCTCTGCGTGGAGGACCTCAAAGGTGGAGTTCTCTACTACGATTACCAAACGGACGACGCCCGGCTCGTTCTAGAAAATGCGCTCGCCGCGCACGCCCTCGGCGGAGCGGTCCTCTCGCAGGCCGAGGCCAAGAGCTTCGACTTCGCCCACGGCAGGGTCCGCTCCGTGGAGGTGCAGGACCGTCTCTCGGGCGAGGTCTTCGCCATCCGGACGACCGCCGTGGTCTGCGCGGCCGGCCCGTGGACGGACGAGCTCTTGGGGCGCGCGGGGGAAAGCCGCCGCTGGCTCCGCCCCACGAAAGGGGTGCACATCGTCGTGCCGCGAGCGCGGCTCCCCGTCGACGAGGCGCTCGTGATGCGCCACCCGGAGGACCGGCGGCTGCACTTCGTGCTCCCGTACCACGAACACACGGTCGTCGGGACGACCGACACGGATTTCCACGGCGACCCGGCGCACGTCGCCGCCACCGCCGCCGACGTGAGGTACCTCTTCACCTCGGTGGCGCGCTACTTCCCGGCAGTCACGCTTCGTCCGGAGGAGGTCGTCTCCTCGTGGGCCGGGGTGCGCCCGCTGCTCGACCAGGACCCTGGGGCCGACCCGAGCGCCCTCAGCCGCGAGCACCGCATCCAGGTCCGCCCTGACGGGCTCGTGGTCATCGCCGGGGGCAAGCTCACGACCTTCCGCCGCATGGCAGCCGAGTGCGTGGACGCCGCGTCCCGAGCCATCGCGGCCGGGGGCGGCCCCACCCACCGCCGGGGAGCGGGCACGCGCGAGCTCTTCCTCCCCGGTGGGGTCGGCTTGACCAACGACGAGGAGCTCGCCGCCCTTCAGGCCCGGCTCGCCGAGAGCGCGGGGGATCCGCAGGTCGGAGCCCACCTGGGTCTCCTCTACGGCGCCCGCGGCCCGGAGGTCCTGGCCCTGGCGGCCACGCACCCGCGCCTCCGTCGCCGCGTCGCAGAGGGTCTCCCCTACCTCTGGGCCGAGATCGCCTTCGCCGGGCGCGAGGAGTTCGCGTGCACGCTCTCCGACGTGCTCGTGCGTCGCACGCAGCTCTTCTACCGGGATCCGCAGCAGGGTCTGGGCGTGGCCGAGGAGGCGGCGGAGCTCCTCGCCCCCATCCTCGGCTGGGACCCGTCCGAGGAGGCACGGCAGGTGGCCGCGTACCGCGCGCTCGTGGCGGAGAACCGGGCCTGGCGGGGTGAGTTCGCACCGCCGGTGCAGGGGAGCGCCGCCCTCAGCGCCTGA
- a CDS encoding YbjN domain-containing protein produces the protein MPATAETIHEFFKEYGWQYDYDEESATWRTGFRGDSNNFNIVVHLTEHWVYMAISPYVNAAQDEQCGARLHQHLLRLNHAINLAKFGIDLDGDVVLTVELPTENLDYSEFADGMNALSFYADGHYLDILNLAHNPAYEPAEVEEEPDGAEPEGGSDGGSKWQAN, from the coding sequence ATGCCCGCGACCGCGGAGACGATCCACGAGTTCTTCAAGGAGTACGGCTGGCAGTACGACTACGACGAGGAGAGCGCCACCTGGCGCACGGGGTTTCGGGGGGACAGCAACAACTTCAACATCGTCGTGCACCTGACCGAGCACTGGGTCTACATGGCGATCAGCCCCTACGTGAACGCCGCTCAGGACGAGCAGTGCGGTGCGCGCCTCCACCAGCACCTGCTCCGCTTGAACCACGCCATCAACCTGGCGAAGTTCGGGATCGACCTGGACGGGGACGTGGTGCTCACGGTCGAGCTGCCGACGGAGAACCTGGACTACAGCGAATTCGCCGACGGGATGAACGCGCTCAGTTTCTACGCCGACGGGCACTACCTGGACATCCTGAACCTGGCGCACAACCCGGCCTACGAGCCCGCGGAAGTAGAAGAGGAGCCCGACGGCGCCGAGCCCGAAGGGGGCTCGGACGGGGGCAGCAAGTGGCAGGCGAACTGA
- a CDS encoding FAD-binding oxidoreductase, which translates to MSALVPSIVTTLGEILGPAHVSTVEADRRRCGALAPSIVCWPTSAPEVAQVLKLAATRSLTVAVVGAGTRSASFTAPEDGRLRVALCTQRMSNILKLDESSLTVHCQAGLLASHLEESLARHGLSLGPLAAPLGPSTVGGALAGPHTENLGSATHALGEACLGLSVARPDGSVIHTRVAPRRATGPDLQRLYLGSWGALGVITTAVLRAHRLPESSATVAHLYPSVAAAARASRELLALGVRPRRVRIVNQTRAAEELDPRHYAMPAAALTLLEGPALLLRAELEALETSSHAHGGTELPKDLSQRWHAHLATRVDPGSGASYRVRHSQLPAALALLEGSAPRPFALDGLELHALTLWLPGDDPAPDGTAVDRDLCSLGSVRLRPALPEAVRPFRALQDPDGALAQLVPMAAHRGARHA; encoded by the coding sequence ATGAGCGCGCTCGTCCCCTCCATCGTCACGACCCTCGGAGAGATCCTGGGGCCGGCGCACGTCAGCACCGTCGAGGCGGACCGGCGACGCTGCGGCGCCCTGGCCCCATCGATCGTCTGCTGGCCTACCTCCGCTCCCGAGGTAGCCCAGGTGCTGAAGCTGGCGGCGACGCGGAGCCTGACCGTGGCCGTCGTCGGGGCCGGCACGCGCAGCGCGAGCTTCACGGCTCCCGAGGACGGTCGCCTGCGCGTCGCGCTCTGCACGCAGCGGATGTCGAACATCCTGAAGCTGGACGAGAGCTCTCTGACCGTGCACTGCCAGGCCGGCCTCCTCGCCTCCCACCTCGAGGAGTCGCTCGCCCGCCACGGGCTCTCGCTCGGGCCCCTGGCCGCCCCGCTCGGGCCATCCACGGTGGGCGGCGCGCTCGCCGGCCCGCATACGGAGAACCTCGGCTCCGCGACGCACGCGCTCGGCGAGGCGTGTCTCGGCTTGTCCGTGGCCCGCCCGGACGGCTCCGTGATCCACACGCGCGTGGCTCCTCGTCGAGCGACGGGCCCCGACCTGCAGCGTTTGTACCTCGGTAGCTGGGGCGCGCTCGGCGTCATCACCACCGCGGTGCTTCGCGCCCACCGCCTCCCCGAGAGCAGCGCCACGGTGGCTCACCTCTATCCGAGCGTCGCCGCCGCAGCCCGGGCGTCGCGCGAGTTGCTTGCCCTCGGGGTTCGCCCGCGGCGGGTGCGCATCGTGAACCAGACCCGGGCCGCCGAGGAACTCGACCCTCGTCACTATGCGATGCCGGCCGCGGCGCTCACGCTCCTCGAGGGCCCCGCGCTGCTGCTGCGCGCCGAGCTCGAAGCCCTCGAGACCTCGAGCCACGCGCACGGCGGAACGGAGCTGCCGAAGGACCTGTCGCAGCGCTGGCACGCGCACCTCGCGACGCGGGTCGACCCGGGCTCCGGCGCGAGCTACCGCGTGCGACACAGTCAGCTCCCCGCGGCCCTCGCGCTGCTCGAAGGCTCTGCGCCGCGCCCCTTCGCCCTCGACGGCCTCGAGCTCCATGCGCTGACGCTCTGGCTGCCCGGCGACGACCCTGCCCCCGACGGAACGGCGGTCGACCGCGACCTGTGCTCCCTGGGCTCGGTTCGGCTCCGCCCCGCCCTGCCCGAAGCCGTGCGCCCCTTCCGCGCGCTGCAGGACCCCGACGGCGCGCTCGCGCAGCTCGTGCCGATGGCCGCGCACCGAGGAGCACGCCATGCCTGA
- a CDS encoding (Fe-S)-binding protein has protein sequence MPDPRRPSPEAQLAPFVRELEYCTYCPKLCRHACPVATSLGSETLVPQAKMELLNLMRRNAIPWTTDHALPLYGCTGCGLCREYCEHDNDVATALFFGRAVARDRGLEHPAVERLPERFRTRNEALRARLHALVPPQRLAKEARVGFLPACDSVDSSPGDVASALDLFDRLDLGFVRVVDTPVICAGYPLWAAGHVEAGRFVAEELLRRLRGFNTVVLGCPACVHLLRVRLPGEGLEHNVEVLHLSEYLALHLPRVEVKRRQPSAYYHDPCYLGRHLGVYDQPRALVARCVESPREFLHARELAECCGGGGLVPLTYPEVAREQARRRLAEPELLAVPRVVTSCGTCKRTLEAAGTGVEIWDLARLLDWATAPEPPSPPSPRAPGTRKRKTRITR, from the coding sequence ATGCCTGATCCGCGGCGACCGTCCCCCGAGGCGCAGCTGGCTCCCTTCGTGCGGGAGCTCGAGTACTGCACCTACTGCCCCAAGCTCTGTCGTCACGCCTGTCCGGTCGCCACCAGCCTCGGCAGCGAGACGCTGGTCCCTCAGGCCAAGATGGAGCTGCTGAACCTCATGCGCCGCAACGCGATCCCATGGACCACCGACCACGCGCTGCCGCTCTACGGCTGCACGGGGTGCGGTCTGTGCCGCGAGTACTGCGAGCACGACAACGACGTGGCGACGGCCCTCTTCTTCGGTCGGGCCGTGGCGCGCGATCGCGGCCTCGAACACCCCGCCGTAGAACGTCTGCCCGAGCGATTCCGCACGCGCAATGAAGCGCTCCGTGCGCGACTGCACGCCCTCGTTCCGCCCCAGCGCCTGGCCAAGGAGGCGCGCGTCGGCTTCCTGCCGGCCTGTGACTCGGTGGACAGCTCGCCGGGCGACGTAGCGAGCGCGCTCGACCTGTTCGATCGTCTGGACCTCGGGTTCGTGCGGGTCGTGGACACCCCGGTGATCTGCGCCGGCTACCCCCTCTGGGCGGCGGGGCACGTCGAGGCGGGGCGCTTCGTGGCGGAAGAGCTCCTACGCCGGCTCCGCGGCTTCAACACCGTGGTGCTCGGGTGCCCGGCCTGCGTGCACCTCTTGCGCGTGCGCCTCCCCGGCGAGGGGCTCGAGCACAACGTCGAGGTCTTGCACCTCTCCGAGTATCTGGCGCTCCACCTCCCGCGCGTCGAGGTGAAACGCCGCCAGCCCTCGGCCTACTACCACGACCCCTGCTATCTCGGCCGACACCTCGGGGTCTACGATCAGCCTCGCGCCCTCGTCGCGCGCTGCGTCGAATCGCCGCGCGAATTCCTTCACGCGAGGGAACTCGCCGAATGCTGCGGCGGGGGCGGACTCGTCCCGCTCACCTACCCCGAGGTCGCGCGCGAGCAAGCGCGGCGGCGACTCGCCGAGCCCGAGCTCCTCGCCGTCCCGCGGGTGGTCACCTCGTGCGGGACCTGCAAGCGCACGCTCGAGGCCGCGGGGACCGGGGTGGAGATCTGGGACCTGGCCCGGCTCCTGGACTGGGCCACCGCCCCCGAGCCACCGAGCCCTCCCTCTCCGCGCGCACCGGGGACCCGAAAACGCAAGACCCGGATAACGCGTTAA